From Scleropages formosus chromosome 1, fSclFor1.1, whole genome shotgun sequence, a single genomic window includes:
- the LOC108934799 gene encoding mitochondrial import inner membrane translocase subunit Tim17-B-like isoform X2, producing MEEYSREPCPWRIVDDCGGAFTMGAIGGGLFQSIRGFRNAPKGVRHRLKGSANAVRVRAPQIGDCGLVRLRGKEDPWNSITSGALTGAVLASRSGPLAMVGSAMMGGILLALIEGFGILLNRYTAQQFQNLSPITEDSSQLPPENHTQPVGNH from the exons ATGGAGGAATATTCCCGTGAACCGTG CCCCTGGAGGATAGTGGATGACTGCGGTGGTGCGTTCACCATGGGTGCCATTGGAGGGGGGCTGTTTCAGTCCATCAGGGGCTTCCGCAACGCCCCCAAG GGGGTGCGCCACAGGTTAAAAGGCAGTGCCAATGCGGTGAGGGTGAGAGCTCCACAGATCGGAG ACTGTGGGCTGGTTCGTCTCCGGGGGAAGGAGGATCCGTGGAACTCCATCACCAGCGGGGCCCTGACCGGGGCAGTGCTGGCCTCACGCA GTGGCCCCCTGGCCATGGTGGGCTCTGCCATGATGGGTGGCATTCTGCTGGCCCTGATCGAGGGTTTTGGGATTCTGCTCAACAGATACACAGCGCAGCAGTTTCAGAACT TGAGCCCCATCACAGAGGACTCCAGCCAACTGCCCCCGGAGAACCATACGCAGCCTGTAGGCAACCACTGA
- the LOC108934799 gene encoding mitochondrial import inner membrane translocase subunit Tim17-B-like isoform X1 produces MEEYSREPCPWRIVDDCGGAFTMGAIGGGLFQSIRGFRNAPKGVRHRLKGSANAVRVRAPQIGGSFAVWGGLFSTIDCGLVRLRGKEDPWNSITSGALTGAVLASRSGPLAMVGSAMMGGILLALIEGFGILLNRYTAQQFQNLSPITEDSSQLPPENHTQPVGNH; encoded by the exons ATGGAGGAATATTCCCGTGAACCGTG CCCCTGGAGGATAGTGGATGACTGCGGTGGTGCGTTCACCATGGGTGCCATTGGAGGGGGGCTGTTTCAGTCCATCAGGGGCTTCCGCAACGCCCCCAAG GGGGTGCGCCACAGGTTAAAAGGCAGTGCCAATGCGGTGAGGGTGAGAGCTCCACAGATCGGAG GCAGTTTTGCTGTGTGGGGTGGGCTGTTCTCCACTATAGACTGTGGGCTGGTTCGTCTCCGGGGGAAGGAGGATCCGTGGAACTCCATCACCAGCGGGGCCCTGACCGGGGCAGTGCTGGCCTCACGCA GTGGCCCCCTGGCCATGGTGGGCTCTGCCATGATGGGTGGCATTCTGCTGGCCCTGATCGAGGGTTTTGGGATTCTGCTCAACAGATACACAGCGCAGCAGTTTCAGAACT TGAGCCCCATCACAGAGGACTCCAGCCAACTGCCCCCGGAGAACCATACGCAGCCTGTAGGCAACCACTGA